The following proteins come from a genomic window of Hydractinia symbiolongicarpus strain clone_291-10 chromosome 2, HSymV2.1, whole genome shotgun sequence:
- the LOC130629384 gene encoding uncharacterized protein LOC130629384 gives MAMAVPPTGSSHHALIANNEYQIKLVTLLNECCDHLREILHDPARGNMPRDKKQLYLSLKQYKKRLNHLKRDQLEIVFPQDKETDSGLFDITILCDVLINCCHGIQAPIGGWRTRTPQPNDFSVGADIIRIRNERNIVMHGRAMTSAQYNRLWNAIEGILRRLGYDITKIRDLKSGCLKDLDLFKIEIMKAFTEILNFNVNKNQDNIKQNQDDIKANKDSIQQNEDGIKQNQGDIKANKDSIQQNEDGIKQNQGDIKANKDSIQQNEDGITQNQGDIKANKDNIHQNEDGIKQNHGDIKANKDSIQQNEDGIKQNQDDIKANKDSIQQNEDGIKQNQDDIKANKDNIYQNEDGIKQNQDDIKANKDSIQQNEDGMKQNQDDIKANKDSIQQNEDGIKQNQDDIKANKDNILQNKGGIKENKENYNRLAAEVEIVKQTISSSSCDQKSSQLEETIKEQPSYILLKNFRGDFLIQFEDGCSHWSMKSVQVIITENFVIESKELHVDNDYIVEEEEGTLIVIIYNHIAKSINGLSVKLVDSESKTHLIPIEDIALVRAHMCTTSYFDVRTHNSGRISEQIKCIVGAEREETNIEFICGGSLQTMEPKEYEAFKRDYIQRYFTVNGKCMEEPLQIPPPMPKVTHSLFAQKIKDVIIELQPRLFTIFTHYNTKEHIRFLKLDKEFSLSLESTITDNKRILLVLPNYIINIRYTETTDAVRIQDEVKAGEEDLKELSIITKKHLKNGHLTMVNVVAAPHFEDIENIHLCVDCDLLSKKTLAEDRNMTKFFSNILQSSQVQNNVQDNKERYINIVGKVMCFMATRKALYSVPSLSKNVHEQISSLILSPQQLRHLYNNSLKKIIIGPLGSGKTVLALAHLEIAYERSENRSVIYYVIWDGNTLLKRDIVNHTKRFNYKAAVEVVVKDNVQLAKDLKMNEVPTPYQLLESLVKKHVDQNLHLIIDELNGELFNKEESSLLKHYLETEDKLNNSFIIFFPQSIEKHRTLISHQRVTIHDKYKYKETGMKVLKLNRAMRTTRIIFQFLKAFENEVEQDKVTMKLPDQQSKEGMSTKKNIEKILNFFSKIWKKQPQQQQEPQRRQQQQQQQRQQQPPPPPQQQGQTTSSNVTPIIKGEEESFETPVDIDVVAASIPDGDLSGNVRIDTSLKFNTAYSIGHNIKGTKPLLIHPAKTPTTDKEFIPMLALVLQDVCLHHATKRLFIYNTFPQKDIFYRLLKLLKIDFLRYDKYTDWKVLNCDDITVKNPLQSQTYNLLTTIEGSRGVEAAECICIIESNDCKLKHLTLEAMSRATQNLVLVSTSNVYQLDTVKSSTGHIISKLLAEHLVEYNVEVSNDKDTEIPFTKSMKSNNKIVFNIKPQYWKFKEMIKDLEHVGCQATDERLNAHEIVRKNLYPPGKVSNIICSYLSSTSCILRWQQHANKYTVSRQESKNSTWNNLATDISCNQYIVDDMEIGETCKFCVVAKNHLGISDDSIVSYRHERPNVMGVQFEDIEEIIESNDIEKLQKLLSIHPNIVHMRGGDESTPLLWTVYYTDNTSMVEILISYGSDVWAENRWKQNSYHLAAFQDRHTILDMLCRHDVTNINRGDDYNLTPLHRAAALGHISCVDVLLRNENIDVTIEDIDGDTAYDCAGEFDKQTREIIRRKIKEYEDRTK, from the exons ATGGCAATGGCAGTACCTCCAACAGGATCTTCTCACCACGCATTGATCGCAAACAATGAATATCAAATTAAATTGGTCACGCTTCTCAATGAATGTTGTGACCACTTACGTGAAATTTTACATGATCCTGCCCGTGGCAACATGCCAAGGGATAAGAAACAATTATATCTGTCATTAAAACAATATAAGAAACGTTTAAACCATTTGAAAAGAGATCAGCTGGAAATCGTTTTTCCACAAGATAAGGAAACAGATTCGGGATTGTTTGACATCACTATTTTATGTGACGTTCTAATTAATTGTTGTCACGGTATACAAGCACCAATTGGTGGATGGAGGACCAGAACACCGCAACCAAATGATTTCAGTGTCGGTGCTGACATCATTCGAATCAGAAATGAGCGGAATATTGTTATGCATGGAAGAGCAATGACTTCAGCACAATATAATCGGTTGTGGAACGCCATAGAAGGTATATTAAGAAGACTCGGATATGACATAACGAAAATTAGAGATTTGAAGTCTGGTTGTTTAAAAGACTTGGACTTATTTAAGATTGAAATTATGAAAGCATttactgaaattttaaatttcaatgttaacaaaaaccaagacaatataaaacaaaatcaagatgacatcaaagcaaataaagacagtattcagcaaaacgaagatggtattaaacaaaatcaaggtgacatcaaagcaaataaagatagtattcagcaaaacgaagatggtattaaacaaaatcaaggtgacatcaaagcaaataaagacagtattcagcaaaacgaagatggtattacacaaaatcaaggtgacatcaaagcaaataaagacaatattcatcaaaacgaagatggtattaaacaaaatcatggtgacatcaaagcaaataaagacagtattcagcaaaacgaagatggtattaaacaaaatcaagatgacatcaaagcaaataaagacagtattcagcaaaacgaagatggtattaaacaaaatcaagatgacatcaaagcaaataaagacaatatttatcaaaacgaagatggtattaaacaaaatcaagatgacatcaaagcaaataaagacagtattcagcaaaacgaagatggtatgaaacaaaatcaagatgacatcaaagcaaataaagacagtattcagcaaaacgaagatggtattaaacaaaatcaagatgacattaaagcaaataaagacaatattctGCAAAACAAAGGTGGTATTAAAGAGAATAAAGAGAATTATAATCGATTAGCAGCCGAAGTGGAAATAGTAAAGCAAACTATTTCTTCATCATCATGTGATCAGAAGAGTTCTCAGTTGGAAGAAACTATAAAAGAACAACCCAG ttATATACTATTAAAAAATTTCCGAGGAGATTTTCTAATACAATTTGAAGATGGCTGCTCCCACTGGTCTATGAAAAGTGTACAAGTCATCATTACTGAAAATTTTGTGATAGAATCAAAAGAACTTCATGTCGACAACGATTACATtgtggaagaagaagaagggaCACTAATCGTGATTATTTACAATCACATTGCCAAATCGATTAATGGGTTATCAGTTAAGTTAGTTGACAGTGAAAGTAAAACTCATTTGATTCCAATTGAAG atatTGCACTGGTCCGAGCACATATGTGTACAACCAGCTATTTTGATGTTAGAACCCACAACAGTGGAAGAATATCTGAACAGATAAAATGCATTGTAGGAGCAGAAAGAGAAGAAACAAATATTGAATTTATATGTGGTGGTAGCCTGCAAACAATGGAACCTAAGGAGTAcgaagcatttaaaagagattACATCCAGCGTTATTTCACCGTCAATGGTAAATGCATGGAAGAACCACTCCAAATTCCACCCCCAATGCCAAAAGTCACACATTCCTTATTCGCACAAAAGATAAAGGATGTTATAATCGAATTACAACCTCGTTTGTTTACAATATTTACTCATTATAACACGAAGGAACATATTCGATTTCTAAAACTGGATAAAGAATTTTCTTTGAGTTTGGAAAGCACAATTACTGATAACAAAAGAATTCTACTTGTGTTGCCAAATTATATCATCAACATTAGATACACAGAAACAACCGACGCAGTAAGAATACAAGATGAAGTCAAAGCGGGCGAAGAAGACTTGAAGGAGCTATCTATCATCACTAAAAAACATCTTAAAAATGGTCACCTGACAATGGTTAATGTTGTAGCTGCACCACATTTCGAAGATATCGAAAATATCCACCTTTGTGTAGATTGCGACTTACTCTCCAAAAAAACTTTGGCTGAGGATAGAAATATGACGAAgttcttttcaaatattttgcaaagctCACAAGTACAAAATAATGTTCAGGACAACAAGGAACGGTATATCAACATAGTTGGTAAAGTCATGTGTTTTATGGCTACAAGAAAAGCACTCTATTCTGTTCCTTCACTCAGTAAAAACGTCCACGAACAAATAAGCTCGTTAATACTTTCTCCACAGCAACTCCGTCATTTATACAAcaactctttaaaaaaaattataatcggTCCTCTAGGCAGTGGTAAGACAGTGCTAGCTTTAGCACATTTGGAAATAGCTTACGAGCGCTCTGAGAATAGATCGGTCATATACTACGTTATTTGGGACGGCAACACATTGCTTAAACGGGATATTGTCAATCATACTAAAAGATTTAATTACAAAGCCGCTGTCGAAGTTGTTGTAAAGGATAATGTCCAGTTAGCTAAGGATTTGAAAATGAATGAAGTGCCAACACCATACCAGTTATTAGAGTCATTGGTTAAGAAACATGTTGACCAAAACCTGCATCTAATAATTGATGAATTAAATGGAGAGTTATTTAACAAGGAAGAATCATCTTTGCTTAAACACTATCTGGAAACTGAAGACAAATTAAATAACtctttcatcatttttttcccACAATCCATTGAGAAACATAGAACATTAATTTCACACCAAAGAGTCACAATACATGACAAGTACAAGTATAAAGAAACAGGAATGAAAGTTTTAAAACTGAACAGAGCAATGAGAACAACCCGGATAATCTTTCAGTTTTTAAAGGcttttgaaaatgaagtagaacAAGACAAGGTAACAATGAAGCTTCCCGATCAGCAATCAAAAGAAGGAATGTCcaccaaaaaaaatatcgaaaaaataCTGAATTTCTTTTCCAAAATTTGGAAAAAGCAACCACAACAGCAGCAAGAGCCACAAcggcgacaacaacaacaacagcagcagcgGCAGCAgcaaccaccaccaccaccgcaACAACAAGGACAAACTACCAGTAGCAATGTCACGCCGATAATAAAAGGAGAAGAAGAAAGTTTTGAAACACCTGTTGATATTGATGTCGTTGCAGCTTCCATACCAGATGGGGATCTTTCGGGTAATGTTAGAATTGACacttcattaaaatttaatacagcGTATTCAATCGGTCATAATATCAAAGGAACAAAACCGTTATTGATACATCCGGCAAAAACTCCAACAACAGACAAAGAGTTTATACCAATGTTAGCACTTGTTTTACAAGATGTATGTTTACATCATGCCACTAAACGTTTGTTCATATATAACACATTCCCTCAAAAGGATATTTTTTACAGATTACTGAAACtgttaaaaattgattttcttcGCTACGACAAGTACACTGACTGGAAAGTTTTAAATTGTGATGATATCACAGTTAAAAATCCCTTGCAGAGTCAAACTTATAACCTGCTCACTACTATTGAGGGAAGTCGTGGAGTTGAAGCAGCCGAATGCATCTGTATAATTGAAAGCAATGATTGCAAGTTAAAACATTTGACGTTAGAAGCAATGTCCAGAGCAACACAAAATCTGGTCCTTGTTTCAACGTCCAACGTTTACCAATTAGATACAGTAAAATCATCGACTGGTCATATCATAAGTAAACTGTTAGCTGAACATTTGGTTGAATACAATGTAGAAGTCTCAAACGATAAAGATACGGAAATACCGTTCACAAAGTCTATGAAAAGTAacaataaaatagtttttaacatAAAACCACAATATTGGAAATTCAAAGAAATGATAAAAGATTTGGAACATGTTGGTTGTCAGGCAACGGATGAACGCCTAAATGCGCACGAGATCGTTAGGAAAAa cCTTTATCCTCCTGGAAAAGTGAGCAATATAATTTGCTCATATTTGTCAAGTACATCATGTATATTGAGATGGCAACAGCACGCTAATAAATACACCGTTAGTAGacaagaaagtaaaaattcaACCTGGAATAACTTAGCAACTGACATTTCTTGCAATCAATACATCGTTGATGACATGGAAATTGGTGAAACGTGCAAGTTTTGTGTTGTTGCTAAAAATCATCTTGGTATATCTGATGACAGCATTGTGTCTTATCGTCACGA ACGTCCAAACGTCATGGGTGTCCAATTTGAAG
- the LOC130629381 gene encoding uncharacterized protein LOC130629381 isoform X1 translates to MSASHSEYIQKLCRLWKKIVKSKHYVNFKSCDIYSEVFQSIYGINCEQEDPCVFPKFTCNGCRRKLDEMKTSKKIIGTAASFYPHVDENCVCMNYAVNRKDSLKILELDVSMKKVGFSICDKSDNYKRVYTLCQNEKELNHLLTIRIDNSNGWDFSIYGKPMEKETIQLTKTLPCVLKNDDISTFSSFWKSVSVCTGLQGYEDVIKSRCNFEQPFMNQSGTFPVAFVEDDKMVRFDEDNFKTIRHTNCHFLAEKPSSVCSMCNSFKPTVKKVRSRRKSDDSVLDSSHTNIRYLSREELEERYRNTQGEKQRAIKKVAQLSSWVRKITEKECIHVDDEQHEFIKNIVCNEETCPEIPEGSPQWLLWEQQKEMASKSSPNGMRWHPLIIRWCLSLYHHSPAAYKHLRNPNLNFLKLPHIDTLKKYINFTDPMCGFNPDVIERLIVDSKIATLDDHQKNVSLIYDEMKIKADLVFRQSTGQLVGFTDMGDINDELVEFQKRAEGSSENDRHFASYVIVFMVRGIVSSLVYPFGYFASLGFTSDQLYPCVWEATYVLEAIGFYVRAFISDGASPNRKFYKIMVTPDIGNTYWTNNLLSLDRKIFFISDVPHLIKTTRNCFENSHGNNNTRNLFLDHMDISWNHLVNVYEWDLNLHGAAPGLRKLYKLKEDHIKFHGQTVLFYKCIFFLSLSIVKSFVELTKLLLQSPNVKMILSEKFSQDPLEEHFARQRRSGGTCDNPTLYQFGQQELSLLVMKSELIRDLRGNTRRGNQNQIHLDVNDMRKLQQKRKR, encoded by the exons ATGTCTGCTTCACATTCAGAGTATATTCAAAAGCTATGTAGATTGTggaagaaaattgtgaaaagtAAACATTACGTTAATTTTAAATCTTGTGATATTTACAGTGAAGTGTTTCAATCTATATATGGAATAAATTGTGAACAAGAAGATCCTTGTGTATTTCCTAAATTTACTTGTAATGGATGTAGAAGAAAATTAGATGAGATGAAaacgtcaaaaaaaataattggtacTGCTGCATCATTTTACCCTCATGTGGATGAAAATTGTGTGTGCATGAATTATGCTGTAAACAGAAAAGACAGCTTAAAAATACTGGAATTAGATGTGAGTATGAAGAAAGTTGGTTTTAGTATATGTGATAAATCGGATAACTATAAACGTGTCTATACCCTTTgtcaaaatgaaaaagaattaaaccATTTGCTTACAATACGTATAGACAACAGCAATGGTTGGGATTTCTCCATATATGGGAAACCTATGGAGAAAGAAACAATACAACTAACAAAAACTCTGCCatgtgttttgaaaaatgatgatATTTCAACTTTCTCGTCATTCTGGAAGTCAGTCAGTGTTTGCACGGGGTTACAAGGTTATGAAGATGTAATCAAGTCGAGATGTAATTTCGAACAGCCATTCATGAATCAGAGTGGAACATTTCCAGTAGCTTTTGTTGAAGACGATAAAATGGTCAGATTTGatgaagacaattttaaaacaatacgcCATACCAACTGTCATTTTTTAGCTGAAAAACCTTCATCTGTATGTAGTATGTGCAATTCTTTTAaaccaacagttaaaaaagttagaagtagacggAAAAGTGATGATTCTGTGCTTGATTCCTCACATACAAACATTCGATATCTTTCCAGAGAAGAACTAGAGGAAAGATATCGCAATACTCAGGGAGAAAAACAGAGAGCAATAAAGAAAGTTGCCCAATTATCATCttgggtaagaaaaattactgaGAAAGAATGCATCCATGTTGATGATGAGCAACacgaatttataaaaaatattgtttgcaaTGAGGAAACATGTCCTGAAATACCCGAAGGCAGTCCCCAGTGGTTGTTATGGGAGCAACAAAAAGAAATGGCTTCCAAAAGTTCACCTAATGGCATGAGATGGCACCCACTAATTATTAGGTGGTGCCTCAGTTTATACCACCATTCACCAGCAGCATATAAACATTTGCGAAATccgaatttgaattttttaaaactcccACATATTGACAcacttaaaaaatacataaacttCACTGATCCAATGTGTGGATTCAATCCAGATGTCATTGAAAGATTAATAGTGGATAGTAAAATTGCAACTCTGGATGATCACCAAAAAAACGTTTCGCTTATTTATGATGAGATGAAAATAAAAGCTGACTTGGTGTTCAGACAGTCAACTGGACAATTGGTTGGTTTCACTGATATGGGGGATATTAACGATGAGTTAGTTGAATTTCAAAAACGTGCTGAGGGATCATCAGAGAATGATCGTCACTTTGCTTCCTATGTGATAGTGTTTATGGTTCGAGGAATTGTTTCATCTCTGGTGTATCCTTTTGGATATTTCGCATCATTGGGATTTACCTCTGATCAGCTCTATCCATGTGTATGGGAGGCGACATATGTATTGGAGGCAATTGGTTTTTATGTTCGAGCATTTATTTCAGATGGTGCTTCTCCCAATAGgaagttttacaaaattatgGTGACACCTGATATTGGTAACACATATTGGACCAACAACTTATTATCATTGGACAGAAAGATCTTTTTTATATCCGATGTCCCTCATCTCATTAAAACAACGAGAAACTGTTTCGAGAACTCTCATGGAAACAATAATACACGCAATCTTTTT CTCGATCACATGGATATCAGCTGGAaccatcttgtcaatgtttatgaATGGGATCTGAATTTACATGGAGCAGCACCTGGATTAAGGAAACTTTATAAACTAAAAGAGGATCACATAAA GTTTCATGGACAAACGGTGTTGTTctataaatgtatattttttttatctttgtccATAGTGAAATCATTCGTGGAACTGACCAAATTACTTCTCCAGAGTCCAAATGTCAAGATGATTTTGAGCGAGAAATTCTCACAAGATCCATTGGAGGAACATTTCGCTCGTCAAAGACGAAGTGGTGGTACATGTGACAACCCAACACTTTATCAATTTGGCCAACAAGAACTTTCTTTGCTTGTTATGAAATCTGAGTTGATCAGAGATCTACGTGGAAACACTCGACGTGGTAATCAAAATCAGATTCACCTAGACGTAAATGATATGAGGAAACTTCAACAGAAAAGAAAGAGATAG
- the LOC130629383 gene encoding uncharacterized protein LOC130629383, translated as MAGEDVKNIIELDDDFFVTEEMLSDFTVYESCEVEVSFVEDLLEEENEVDAGYLGIPQIVFVDEEDVDMVVDNNSTKNVKFVCSKCKKQYFKEAYYKKHTLICKKPTDPETTTVARKTLDDSKNKSTTTISTKQVKSKSNQSLSITDHELQQEKMNFVRDAMVKISKDPINNIVVKGFKTPGNRVKELANSILNAGSDVLDIISENVVCRIFKELQKSNLLTGSGKESLWRKVHELAQDDKFRQHWKHVLPKGYCIDSQEFSMLLQKFVMELIKILVAHENKNRHVEKSLDLKLTTEEQTVLYYVSGYIIFSLRKKYQRLADSKNKVVAVAALQFLNSLKVSGDDKLQVYSFLDYTRSWVDQVSRGYLIKVNDDMFIFCRRIENVIRKVLNLNMLKKYKGEDIRELFENELMKDSLIDQAWVILSRYLGNEKLSKILKAQIIKKWCDIRAKAYVTAYIQVVRRKLASLASEKKEKLTVVLSKKGEPAMRKKLN; from the exons ATGGCAGGCGAAgacgttaaaaatataatagaatTGGATGATGACTTTTTTGTGACGGAAGAAATGTTGTCAGATTTTACTGTTTACGAAAGTTGTGAGGTGGAAGTATCGTTTGTGGAAGATCTGttggaagaagaaaatgaagTAGATGCTGGATATTTGGGTATTCCTCAAATAGTATTCGTTGATGAAGAAGATGTGGACATGGTGGTTGATAACAACAGTACCAAAAATGTGAAGTTTGTGTGCAGCAAGTGcaaaaaacagtattttaaaGAAGCTTACTACAAGAAACATACTCTGATATGTAAAAAGCCAACAG ATCCAGAAACAACAACAGTGGCAAGAAAAACTCTTGATGactcaaaaaataaatcaactacAACAATTTCCACAAAACAAGTTAAATCAAAATCGAATC AATCTTTATCCATCACCGATCATGAGCTGCagcaagaaaaaatgaattttgttcGTGATGCTatggttaaaatttcaaaagaccCAATCAATAACATTGTTGTGAAAGGATTCAAAACACCTGGAAATCGTGTCAAAGAATTAGCCAACTCAATTTTGAATGCTGGGAGTGATGTTTTGGACATTATTTCTGAAAATGTAGTGTGTCGCATATTTAAAGAATTGCAAAAATCTAACCTACTGACTGGTTCAGGAAAAGAATCTCTTTGGAGAAAAGTGCATGAACTTGCACAAGACGATAAATTCAGACAACATTGGAAACATGTATTACCTAAAGGATACTGCATTGACAGTCAAGAATTCTCTATGTTGTTGCAGAAATTTGTTATGGAGTTAATAAAAATACTAGTAgctcatgaaaacaaaaatcgaCATGTCGAAAAAAGTCTTGACTTGAAACTCACAACTGAGGAACAAACTGTTCTGTATTATGTTTCAGGATACATAATTTTCTCGCTACGTAAAAAATACCAAAGATTAGCAGATTCGAAAAACAAAGTTGTTGCTGTGGCTGCATTGCAGTTTCTGAACTCATTGAAAGTTTCAGGTGATGATAAACTGCAGGTATATAGTTTTCTGGATTATACAAGATCTTGGGTGGACCAAGTCAGCAGAGGATACCTGATAAAAGTCAATGatgacatgtttattttttgcagaagaATTGAAAACGTtattagaaaagttttaaatttgaacatgttgaaaaaatataaaggagAAGATATACGGGAACTTTTCGAAAATGAACTTATGAAGGACTCTTTAATTGATCAAGCCTGGGTCATACTTTCACGGTATCTTGGAAATGAGAAGTTATCGAAAATTCTCAAAGCTCAGATCATTAAAAAATGGTGTGACATCAGAGCAAAAGCATATGTCACTGCATATATACAAGTAGTTCGACGCAAACTTGCTTCTCTAGCATCGGAGAAAAAAGAGAAGTTGACTGTAGTCTTATCTAAAAAAGGTGAACCAGCaatgagaaaaaaacttaaCTAA
- the LOC130629381 gene encoding uncharacterized protein LOC130629381 isoform X2: MSASHSEYIQKLCRLWKKIVKSKHYVNFKSCDIYSEVFQSIYGINCEQEDPCVFPKFTCNGCRRKLDEMKTSKKIIGTAASFYPHVDENCVCMNYAVNRKDSLKILELDVSMKKVGFSICDKSDNYKRVYTLCQNEKELNHLLTIRIDNSNGWDFSIYGKPMEKETIQLTKTLPCVLKNDDISTFSSFWKSVSVCTGLQGYEDVIKSRCNFEQPFMNQSGTFPVAFVEDDKMVRFDEDNFKTIRHTNCHFLAEKPSSVCSMCNSFKPTVKKVRSRRKSDDSVLDSSHTNIRYLSREELEERYRNTQGEKQRAIKKVAQLSSWVRKITEKECIHVDDEQHEFIKNIVCNEETCPEIPEGSPQWLLWEQQKEMASKSSPNGMRWHPLIIRWCLSLYHHSPAAYKHLRNPNLNFLKLPHIDTLKKYINFTDPMCGFNPDVIERLIVDSKIATLDDHQKNVSLIYDEMKIKADLVFRQSTGQLVGFTDMGDINDELVEFQKRAEGSSENDRHFASYVIVFMVRGIVSSLVYPFGYFASLGFTSDQLYPCVWEATYVLEAIGFYVRAFISDGASPNRKFYKIMVTPDIGNTYWTNNLLSLDRKIFFISDVPHLIKTTRNCFENSHGNNNTRNLFLDHMDISWNHLVNVYEWDLNLHGAAPGLRKLYKLKEDHIKLTPG, encoded by the exons ATGTCTGCTTCACATTCAGAGTATATTCAAAAGCTATGTAGATTGTggaagaaaattgtgaaaagtAAACATTACGTTAATTTTAAATCTTGTGATATTTACAGTGAAGTGTTTCAATCTATATATGGAATAAATTGTGAACAAGAAGATCCTTGTGTATTTCCTAAATTTACTTGTAATGGATGTAGAAGAAAATTAGATGAGATGAAaacgtcaaaaaaaataattggtacTGCTGCATCATTTTACCCTCATGTGGATGAAAATTGTGTGTGCATGAATTATGCTGTAAACAGAAAAGACAGCTTAAAAATACTGGAATTAGATGTGAGTATGAAGAAAGTTGGTTTTAGTATATGTGATAAATCGGATAACTATAAACGTGTCTATACCCTTTgtcaaaatgaaaaagaattaaaccATTTGCTTACAATACGTATAGACAACAGCAATGGTTGGGATTTCTCCATATATGGGAAACCTATGGAGAAAGAAACAATACAACTAACAAAAACTCTGCCatgtgttttgaaaaatgatgatATTTCAACTTTCTCGTCATTCTGGAAGTCAGTCAGTGTTTGCACGGGGTTACAAGGTTATGAAGATGTAATCAAGTCGAGATGTAATTTCGAACAGCCATTCATGAATCAGAGTGGAACATTTCCAGTAGCTTTTGTTGAAGACGATAAAATGGTCAGATTTGatgaagacaattttaaaacaatacgcCATACCAACTGTCATTTTTTAGCTGAAAAACCTTCATCTGTATGTAGTATGTGCAATTCTTTTAaaccaacagttaaaaaagttagaagtagacggAAAAGTGATGATTCTGTGCTTGATTCCTCACATACAAACATTCGATATCTTTCCAGAGAAGAACTAGAGGAAAGATATCGCAATACTCAGGGAGAAAAACAGAGAGCAATAAAGAAAGTTGCCCAATTATCATCttgggtaagaaaaattactgaGAAAGAATGCATCCATGTTGATGATGAGCAACacgaatttataaaaaatattgtttgcaaTGAGGAAACATGTCCTGAAATACCCGAAGGCAGTCCCCAGTGGTTGTTATGGGAGCAACAAAAAGAAATGGCTTCCAAAAGTTCACCTAATGGCATGAGATGGCACCCACTAATTATTAGGTGGTGCCTCAGTTTATACCACCATTCACCAGCAGCATATAAACATTTGCGAAATccgaatttgaattttttaaaactcccACATATTGACAcacttaaaaaatacataaacttCACTGATCCAATGTGTGGATTCAATCCAGATGTCATTGAAAGATTAATAGTGGATAGTAAAATTGCAACTCTGGATGATCACCAAAAAAACGTTTCGCTTATTTATGATGAGATGAAAATAAAAGCTGACTTGGTGTTCAGACAGTCAACTGGACAATTGGTTGGTTTCACTGATATGGGGGATATTAACGATGAGTTAGTTGAATTTCAAAAACGTGCTGAGGGATCATCAGAGAATGATCGTCACTTTGCTTCCTATGTGATAGTGTTTATGGTTCGAGGAATTGTTTCATCTCTGGTGTATCCTTTTGGATATTTCGCATCATTGGGATTTACCTCTGATCAGCTCTATCCATGTGTATGGGAGGCGACATATGTATTGGAGGCAATTGGTTTTTATGTTCGAGCATTTATTTCAGATGGTGCTTCTCCCAATAGgaagttttacaaaattatgGTGACACCTGATATTGGTAACACATATTGGACCAACAACTTATTATCATTGGACAGAAAGATCTTTTTTATATCCGATGTCCCTCATCTCATTAAAACAACGAGAAACTGTTTCGAGAACTCTCATGGAAACAATAATACACGCAATCTTTTT CTCGATCACATGGATATCAGCTGGAaccatcttgtcaatgtttatgaATGGGATCTGAATTTACATGGAGCAGCACCTGGATTAAGGAAACTTTATAAACTAAAAGAGGATCACATAAAGTTAACTCCAGGTTGA